Proteins encoded in a region of the Tripterygium wilfordii isolate XIE 37 chromosome 21, ASM1340144v1, whole genome shotgun sequence genome:
- the LOC119988260 gene encoding probable NAD(P)H dehydrogenase (quinone) FQR1-like 1 has protein sequence MATKVYIVYYSMYGHVEKLAEEIKKGAASVEGVEPKLWQVPETLSEDVLGKMSAPPKSDVPIITPNELAEADGFIFGFPTRFGMMAAQFKAFMDATGGLWRSQTLAGKPAGIFYSTGSQGGGQETTPLTAITQLVHHGMIFVPIGYTFGAGMFEMEKVKGGSPYGAGTFAGDGSRQPSELELEQAFHQGKYIATIAKKLKATA, from the exons ATGGCGACGAAGGTTTATATTGT ATActattctatgtatggacatgTAGAGAAACTAGCTGAAGAGATTAAGAAAGGAGCTGCCTCTGTTGAAGGCGTTGAGCCAAAGCTATGGCAG GTCCCTGAGACTCTATCAGAGGACGTGCTTGGGAAGATGAGTGCCCCACCAAAAAGTGATGTTCCAATCATTACACCCAACGAACTTGCTGAGGCCGATGGATTTATTTTTGGCTTCCCAACAAGATTTGGAATGATGGCTGCACAATTCAAAGCATTTATGGATGCAACTGGAGGCCTGTGGAGATCGCAAACGCTTGCAGGCAAGCCCGCTGGAATATTCTACAGCACTGGATCTCAAGGTGGTGGACAAGAAACCACACC TTTGACTGCTATTACTCAGTTGGTTCACCATGGAATGATATTTGTTCCTATTGGTTACACATTTGGTGCTGGCATGTTTGAGATGGAGAAAGTGAAAGGTGGAAGTCCTTATGGTGCTGGCACTTTCGCTGGGGATGGGTCAAGGCAGCCATCTGAGCTCGAGTTGGAGCAGGCCTTCCACCAAGGAAAGTACATTGCCACTATTGCAAAGAAGCTCAAAGCAACAGCTTAA
- the LOC119989622 gene encoding calcium-binding protein KRP1-like produces MATKQNPSPDFHDFLPTMAQKLGGDGLIDELCNGFNLLMDADKGLITFDSLKRNSALLGLQDLSDEDLLCMMREGDFDGDGALNQMEFCVLMFRLSPELMEESQFLLEEALVQEFK; encoded by the coding sequence ATGGCAACAAAGCAAAACCCATCTCCAGATTTCCATGATTTCTTGCCAACCATGGCACAAAAGCTAGGTGGGGATGGTTTGATTGATGAATTGTGTAATGGGTTCAATCTGCTGATGGACGCTGATAAGGGTTTGATCACTTTTGATAGTCTGAAGAGGAACTCTGCACTTCTGGGTCTTCAAGATTTGAGTGATGAAGATTTACTGTGTATGATGAGGGAAGGAGATTTTGATGGCGATGGAGCTCTCAATCAAATggagttttgtgttttgatgtttAGATTGAGCCCTGAATTGATGGAGGAGTCTCAGTTTTTGTTGGAGGAGGCTCTTGTACAAGAATTtaagtaa
- the LOC119988682 gene encoding transcription factor bHLH123-like isoform X1 has translation MADDHQFNTSNNWCRYEAAAPSSSSSSTINNSFGWPNEMVDIKARPSLDSASEPDNSSVVFHNPQKLQGPGSTSLDLQMIDLGLSSHSMDWNQALLRGDKTEPSFRSILQDNMNYQQINRGFSLDQAPTQFSPHGSSSDQSSAVTCQGLPSSNFQMDSSSLYGSPSTMLQGFFGSDNSHQQQQQSPYENHHHRSMNYQYGAPNYGMSSTNELVPNSWSKVPQFLRSTTSPPKQQSQLPFSNNAAFWNTSASAMTDGRPGFFPTLQPQFPAQSFNEKPKNISHEAGDSSSVVKKSSSDQSASKRTRNENSTPLPPFKVRKEKMGDRITALQQLVSPFGKTDTASVLSEAIEYIKFLHEQVTVLSTPYMKSGAPIHQQQQQQQVQSCEKSKDGEGPKQDLRSRGLCLVPISSTFPVTHETAVDFWTPTFGGTFR, from the exons ATGGCTGATGATCATCAGTTCAACACAAGCAACAACTGGTGCCGGTATGAGGCCGCCGCCCcctcctcatcttcttcttccacgATTAACAACAGCTTTGGCTGGCCAAATGAAATGGTAGATATTAAAGCAAGACCTTCCCTGGATTCGGCATCGGAACCCGATAATAGTTCAGTTGTTTTTCATAATCCCCAGAAGCTTCAAGGTCCTGGTTCTACTAGCCTTGATTTGCAAATGATTGATTTAGGACTCTCTTCACACTCAATGGATTGGAACCAAGCCTTGCT TCGTGGAGATAAAACCGAGCCGAGTTTTCGATCAATTCTTCAAGACAACATGAATTATCAACAAATCAATAGAGGGTTTTCTTTAGATCAAGCACCAACACAGTTTAGTCCTCATGGAAGCTCAAGTGATCAAAGTAGTGCTGTGACATGTCAAGGCTTGCCTTCTAGTAATTTTCAGATGGACTCTTCTTCTCTCTATGGCAGTCCTTCGACTATGTTGCAAGGATTTTTTGGATCCGATAATAGTCATCAACAGCAACAACAATCGCCGTATGAGAATCATCATCATCGATCGATGAATTACCAGTACGGGGCACCCAATTACGGCATGAGCAGTACTAATGAACTAGTGCCTAATTCTTGGTCTAAAGTTCCACAGTTCTTGAGAAGTACTACTTCACCTCCTAAACAACAAAGCCAGTTGCCATTCTCAAACAACGCAGCGTTTTGGAACACGTCCGCCAGCGCCATGACCGATGGGAGACCCGGATTCTTCCCAACATTGCAACCTCAATTTCCTGCACAAAGTTTCAATGAAAAACCAAAA AATATATCTCATGAAGCTGGAGACTCAAGTTCAGTGGTGAAGAAAAGTAGTAGTGATCAATCAGCATCCAAAAGGACTAGAAATGAAAACTCAACACCTTTACCACCATTCAAA gtGAGGAAAGAGAAGATGGGGGACAGAATCACTGCACTTCAACAATTGGTTTCACCTTTCGGAAAG ACTGATACAGCTTCGGTGCTCTCTGAAGCCATTGAATACATCAAATTCCTCCATGAGCAGGTCACT GTTTTAAGCACACCATACATGAAAAGTGGAGCTCCCAtacaccaacaacaacaacagcaacaggta CAGAGTTGTGAGAAATCTAAGGACGGTGAAGGACCAAAACAAGACCTTAGAAGTAGAGGACTATGTCTAGTCCCAATTTCAAGCACTTTTCCTGTCACTCATGAGACTGCTGTTGATTTTTGGACCCCAACATTTGGAGGAACTTTCAGGTAG
- the LOC119989452 gene encoding putative F-box protein At4g21240 — MVFTPFDLVVEILIRLPVNSIARFKLVSKRWCSSISNPHFIASQLEHAKRKKDQCLLLSCTTQENLQFYSVKDGALANFEYSAPSIDDSYHVMPSCNGLVCFYGINFGGINVCNPITKNLIKLPSSDSMLECLLSCGFGFSEVNHEFKVIKMSRRKQTVIGNDDDLKFEIHTLGSQSWRNVQSKPSATLQNRKPPVFANGFFYWLTANSSVPGCFSIVSFDIDKEVFGVVDPPGDLLRKKWFVSCLEVLGGNLCFVDLDFESKRRMDIWVFRGNDLGWSQESIVHESEPLDLARPVAINGREVLLLGFQGLKYCLSWYNLKSRSFRPLEIKGTPPPTFFIASSHVESLGVPWFTGNGEA, encoded by the coding sequence ATGGTTTTCACTCCATTCGATTTAGTAGTCGAAATTCTCATTCGACTTCCAGTGAATTCAATAGCAAGATTTAAGCTTGTGAGCAAACGATGGTGCTCTTCAATCTCCAATCCTCACTTCATTGCTTCCCAATTAGAGCACGCGAAGAGAAAGAAGGATCAATGTTTACTTCTATCATGCACAACTCAAGAGAATCTTCAGTTCTACTCTGTAAAAGACGGTGCTCTTGCAAATTTCGAGTATTCGGCGCCCTCCATCGATGATTCGTACCATGTAATGCCTTCTTGCAATGGCCTGGTCTGCTTTTATGGGATTAATTTTGGTGGCATCAATGTCTGCAACCCCATTACCAAGAACTTGATCAAACTTCCCAGCAGTGATTCCATGTTGGAGTGTTTGTTGAGTTGTGGATTCGGGTTTAGTGAAGTGAATCATGAATTCAAAGTGATTAAGATGTCGCGTCGTAAACAAACAGTAATTGGCAATGATGATGATCTCAAGTTTGAGATTCACACTCTAGGGAGTCAATCTTGGAGAAATGTTCAGAGCAAGCCATCTGCCACATTACAGAACAGAAAACCGCCCGTTTTCGCAAACGGATTCTTCTACTGGCTCACAGCAAATTCGTCTGTCCCTGGTTGTTTCAGTATAGTGTCATTTGATATTGACAAAGAGGTGTTTGGAGTTGTTGATCCTCCTGGGGACTTATTAAGGAAGAAGTGGTTTGTGTCATGTTTGGAGGTGTTGGGagggaatttgtgttttgtggaTTTGGATTTTGAAAGCAAGAGGAGAATGGATATTTGGGTTTTTAGAGGCAATGATCTTGGGTGGAGTCAAGAGAGTATTGTTCATGAATCTGAACCTCTTGATCTTGCTCGTCCGGTGGCGATCAATGGACGTGAAGTCTTGTTGTTAGGGTTTCAGGGATTGAAATATTGTTTGAGTTGGTATAATTTGAAGAGTAGAAGTTTTAGGCCTCTTGAGATCAAAGGGACTCCTCCACCAACATTTTTCATTGCTAGCTCTCATGTTGAAAGCCTTGGTGTACCTTGGTTTACAGGTAATGGTGAAGCTTAA
- the LOC119988682 gene encoding transcription factor bHLH123-like isoform X3, producing MADDHQFNTSNNWCRYEAAAPSSSSSSTINNSFGWPNEMVDIKARPSLDSASEPDNSSVVFHNPQKLQGPGSTSLDLQMIDLGLSSHSMDWNQALLRGDKTEPSFRSILQDNMNYQQINRGFSLDQAPTQFSPHGSSSDQSSAVTCQGLPSSNFQMDSSSLYGSPSTMLQGFFGSDNSHQQQQQSPYENHHHRSMNYQYGAPNYGMSSTNELVPNSWSKVPQFLRSTTSPPKQQSQLPFSNNAAFWNTSASAMTDGRPGFFPTLQPQFPAQSFNEKPKNISHEAGDSSSVVKKSSSDQSASKRTRNENSTPLPPFKVRKEKMGDRITALQQLVSPFGKTDTASVLSEAIEYIKFLHEQVLSTPYMKSGAPIHQQQQQQQVQSCEKSKDGEGPKQDLRSRGLCLVPISSTFPVTHETAVDFWTPTFGGTFR from the exons ATGGCTGATGATCATCAGTTCAACACAAGCAACAACTGGTGCCGGTATGAGGCCGCCGCCCcctcctcatcttcttcttccacgATTAACAACAGCTTTGGCTGGCCAAATGAAATGGTAGATATTAAAGCAAGACCTTCCCTGGATTCGGCATCGGAACCCGATAATAGTTCAGTTGTTTTTCATAATCCCCAGAAGCTTCAAGGTCCTGGTTCTACTAGCCTTGATTTGCAAATGATTGATTTAGGACTCTCTTCACACTCAATGGATTGGAACCAAGCCTTGCT TCGTGGAGATAAAACCGAGCCGAGTTTTCGATCAATTCTTCAAGACAACATGAATTATCAACAAATCAATAGAGGGTTTTCTTTAGATCAAGCACCAACACAGTTTAGTCCTCATGGAAGCTCAAGTGATCAAAGTAGTGCTGTGACATGTCAAGGCTTGCCTTCTAGTAATTTTCAGATGGACTCTTCTTCTCTCTATGGCAGTCCTTCGACTATGTTGCAAGGATTTTTTGGATCCGATAATAGTCATCAACAGCAACAACAATCGCCGTATGAGAATCATCATCATCGATCGATGAATTACCAGTACGGGGCACCCAATTACGGCATGAGCAGTACTAATGAACTAGTGCCTAATTCTTGGTCTAAAGTTCCACAGTTCTTGAGAAGTACTACTTCACCTCCTAAACAACAAAGCCAGTTGCCATTCTCAAACAACGCAGCGTTTTGGAACACGTCCGCCAGCGCCATGACCGATGGGAGACCCGGATTCTTCCCAACATTGCAACCTCAATTTCCTGCACAAAGTTTCAATGAAAAACCAAAA AATATATCTCATGAAGCTGGAGACTCAAGTTCAGTGGTGAAGAAAAGTAGTAGTGATCAATCAGCATCCAAAAGGACTAGAAATGAAAACTCAACACCTTTACCACCATTCAAA gtGAGGAAAGAGAAGATGGGGGACAGAATCACTGCACTTCAACAATTGGTTTCACCTTTCGGAAAG ACTGATACAGCTTCGGTGCTCTCTGAAGCCATTGAATACATCAAATTCCTCCATGAGCAG GTTTTAAGCACACCATACATGAAAAGTGGAGCTCCCAtacaccaacaacaacaacagcaacaggta CAGAGTTGTGAGAAATCTAAGGACGGTGAAGGACCAAAACAAGACCTTAGAAGTAGAGGACTATGTCTAGTCCCAATTTCAAGCACTTTTCCTGTCACTCATGAGACTGCTGTTGATTTTTGGACCCCAACATTTGGAGGAACTTTCAGGTAG
- the LOC119988682 gene encoding transcription factor bHLH123-like isoform X2: MADDHQFNTSNNWCRYEAAAPSSSSSSTINNSFGWPNEMVDIKARPSLDSASEPDNSSVVFHNPQKLQGPGSTSLDLQMIDLGLSSHSMDWNQALLRGDKTEPSFRSILQDNMNYQQINRGFSLDQAPTQFSPHGSSSDQSSAVTCQGLPSSNFQMDSSSLYGSPSTMLQGFFGSDNSHQQQQQSPYENHHHRSMNYQYGAPNYGMSSTNELVPNSWSKVPQFLRSTTSPPKQQSQLPFSNNAAFWNTSASAMTDGRPGFFPTLQPQFPAQSFNEKPKNISHEAGDSSSVVKKSSSDQSASKRTRNENSTPLPPFKVRKEKMGDRITALQQLVSPFGKTDTASVLSEAIEYIKFLHEQVTVLSTPYMKSGAPIHQQQQQQQSCEKSKDGEGPKQDLRSRGLCLVPISSTFPVTHETAVDFWTPTFGGTFR; the protein is encoded by the exons ATGGCTGATGATCATCAGTTCAACACAAGCAACAACTGGTGCCGGTATGAGGCCGCCGCCCcctcctcatcttcttcttccacgATTAACAACAGCTTTGGCTGGCCAAATGAAATGGTAGATATTAAAGCAAGACCTTCCCTGGATTCGGCATCGGAACCCGATAATAGTTCAGTTGTTTTTCATAATCCCCAGAAGCTTCAAGGTCCTGGTTCTACTAGCCTTGATTTGCAAATGATTGATTTAGGACTCTCTTCACACTCAATGGATTGGAACCAAGCCTTGCT TCGTGGAGATAAAACCGAGCCGAGTTTTCGATCAATTCTTCAAGACAACATGAATTATCAACAAATCAATAGAGGGTTTTCTTTAGATCAAGCACCAACACAGTTTAGTCCTCATGGAAGCTCAAGTGATCAAAGTAGTGCTGTGACATGTCAAGGCTTGCCTTCTAGTAATTTTCAGATGGACTCTTCTTCTCTCTATGGCAGTCCTTCGACTATGTTGCAAGGATTTTTTGGATCCGATAATAGTCATCAACAGCAACAACAATCGCCGTATGAGAATCATCATCATCGATCGATGAATTACCAGTACGGGGCACCCAATTACGGCATGAGCAGTACTAATGAACTAGTGCCTAATTCTTGGTCTAAAGTTCCACAGTTCTTGAGAAGTACTACTTCACCTCCTAAACAACAAAGCCAGTTGCCATTCTCAAACAACGCAGCGTTTTGGAACACGTCCGCCAGCGCCATGACCGATGGGAGACCCGGATTCTTCCCAACATTGCAACCTCAATTTCCTGCACAAAGTTTCAATGAAAAACCAAAA AATATATCTCATGAAGCTGGAGACTCAAGTTCAGTGGTGAAGAAAAGTAGTAGTGATCAATCAGCATCCAAAAGGACTAGAAATGAAAACTCAACACCTTTACCACCATTCAAA gtGAGGAAAGAGAAGATGGGGGACAGAATCACTGCACTTCAACAATTGGTTTCACCTTTCGGAAAG ACTGATACAGCTTCGGTGCTCTCTGAAGCCATTGAATACATCAAATTCCTCCATGAGCAGGTCACT GTTTTAAGCACACCATACATGAAAAGTGGAGCTCCCAtacaccaacaacaacaacagcaacag AGTTGTGAGAAATCTAAGGACGGTGAAGGACCAAAACAAGACCTTAGAAGTAGAGGACTATGTCTAGTCCCAATTTCAAGCACTTTTCCTGTCACTCATGAGACTGCTGTTGATTTTTGGACCCCAACATTTGGAGGAACTTTCAGGTAG
- the LOC119988133 gene encoding WD repeat-containing protein 25 — translation MDLLRSAYTSDDEPETLPGTKPVSKPDHLAIFPPSKRPKPNYPYPPLNNPHHGYWSHSPSVLRPQAPIVGRYVSKREQALSASVSQVPVLNPDPNRDAPLSSSPGSIRDSDLPHSISSLLRHQGRGYKQRSQVPERLSIELHYHTKAVNALNWSPSRAHLLASAGMDGSVCIWNVWSRDQKLARAYRFHSAAVKDVKFSQQGLFLLSCGYDNSSRLVDIEKGLETQIFKEDQAVGVTKFHPDNSNIFLSGGSKGRIKLWDIRTGKVVHEYARGLGSILDIEFMVNGKQFISSSDVSGSNISENSIIVWDIARQVPLSNQVYVEAYTCPCIKHHPLDPTFVAQSNGNYIAIFSSIPPFKLDKYKRYESHGVSGFPIKCNFSLDGEKLVSGSSDGCIYFYDYKSSELIRKIKAYEQACIDVAFHPVIPNVLAACSWSGHVSILE, via the exons ATGGATCTTCTGAGGAGCGCCTATACCTCAGACGACGAACCCGAAACCCTACCGGGAACAAAACCAGTATCCAAGCCCGACCACCTTGCAATATTCCCTCCTTCGAAACGACCCAAGCCCAATTACCCGTATCCCCCACTCAACAATCCTCACCATGGTTATTGGTCGCACTCCCCTTCGGTTCTTCGACCACAAGCTCCGATTGTTGGAAGGTACGTGTCCAAGCGTGAACAAGCACTCTCGGCTTCGGTTTCCCAAGTTCCCGTACTTAACCCGGATCCTAATCGGGATGCTCCCCTCTCCTCTTCGCCCG GAAGTATTAGGGATTCAGATCTACCCCACAGTATTTCGTCATTGTTGAGACATCAAGGGAGGGGCTACAAACAACGAAGCCAGGTACCAGAAAGGCTGTCTATAGAGCTGCATTATCACACAAAGGCTGTCAATGCCCTAAACTGGTCACCTAGCCGTG CTCATCTCCTTGCTTCTGCCGGAATGGATGGCTCGGTCTGCATATGGAATGTGTGGAGCAGAGATCAGAAGTTAGCTCGTGCATATAGATTTCACAGTGCAGcagtaaaagatgtgaaattTTCACAGCAAGGGTTGTTTCTACTGTCATGTGGTTATGACAACTCATCGAGGTTAGTTGATATTGAAAAGGGGCTAGAGACTCAGATTTTTAAGGAGGATCAGGCGGTTGGAGTTACTAAGTTCCATCCCGACAACTCCAACATCTTCCTTTCTGGGGGTTCAAAGGGCCGTATTAAATTATGGGATATCAGAACTGGGAAAGTAGTACATGAGTATGCTCGAGGTCTAGGTTCAATCCTTGATATTGAATTTATGGTGAATGGGAAGCAATTTATCTCATCTAGTGATGTCTCTGGAAGCAATATCAGTGAAAATTCAATAATTGTTTGGGACATCGCACGACAGGTTCCACTTTCTAATCAG GTTTATGTGGAAGCCTATACATGTCCTTGTATTAAGCACCATCCATTGGATCCAACTTTTGTTGCCCAGTCAAATGGAAACTACATTGCAATCTTCTCTTCTATTCCCCCTTTCAAGCTAGATAAGTACAAAAGATATGAAAGCCATGGGGTTTCTGGGTTCCCCATCAAGTGCAATTTCAGTCTTGATGGGGAGAAGCTCGTCTCTGGCTCTTCAGATGGTTGTATCTATTTTTATGACTACAAATCATCAGAACTCATCAGGAAAATCAAGGCATACGAGCAAGCCTGCATAGACGTTGCTTTCCATCCTGTGATTCCTAATGTACTTGCTGCATGTAGTTGGAGTGGACATGTATCAATCTTGGAGTGA